CTTTAAGCGTTCAATTCAGTGTTTCAGTCTCCCACATTAAATTAGAATTTCAAAGAATTAAATAAGACAGCTTATTTTAAGCAACCATCAGAGGGCTCAACAGCCTTCtaataaaattataatgaaaCCATACTCAGTACACTGTAGGAAACTTTGGCTCAGTCTCTTTTAAGATAATACACTTCTGTTACAGCTTCTTCTATATGTTTACTTGTTAACGTCATTAAAGGGAAAATACAAAGCGCGTTTAACATcgtgctcctgctctgctcctaaCCACAGTGAACCTCTCCAATTATCTTCCAGGTGGGGGCAACAGTAAGCCAGTTTTCTCTAATCGCGGTTGTGTCCTTCTGCATCAGGAGCTCAGCACCCGGGGATGCGCTCCCGCAGAGGCGGGGACCGCGCACATCCCAagctccagctccccagggaggcCCTTCCAGCCATCTCTGCCGGCGAGGCgggccctgccctccctccgGAGCGGCCGGACCCTCCGTGACCCTCGCCGGGTCACCGTGCAGCCCATCCCCACCGCCGCGGGCTGTGCCAGCGCCGCGGGGCCCACCGTGACATcggccgggcgcggggccggggccgtgccggggctgGCACCTGTCACCGTGCGCTCCCctgcgccgccgcccgccccgcggccgctcGGGGCTCACCCCGCCCGGGGCTCCCGGAGCAGCGGCCGCGCTGTCCCCGCtccgccgggcccggccgcgctcagcccgccccgcgctgcccggcccagcccggcccggccccggtgCGCTCCGCCGCGGCTATGTGTCGCTCCTgcgggcggcccggccccgcgccgaGCCGTTGGCCGTGGCCCCGCCGGTGGCGGCCTCGGGCCGGTACTTGAGCCAGCAGATGAGCCACGTGACGACCACGGAGAAGAGGGCGAGGATGCTTGGCAACCGACAGGCAGATGGGCCCCACCGGCGACGGCGATGCCGCGGCGCCGGGCGCGGCGTCCCCGCCGTACTGGTTGACGAAGATGAGGCCGGTGAAGAGCAGCACCACCATGGAGAGGAAGGAGACGACGACGCACACGCAGCCGGCGCTCAGCGCCGCCCCGcttgcagctctggcagctctcgTAGCCGCCGCCCGAGGAGCGCGgcccggcgggggcggggggcggcggggcgagcgcggccgccgcctcccgggcgcggggcgggcggcggggcggcagcggcggcaggcGGTCCTGCGGCACCGGGTCGCGGGCCCGCAGCTGCGGGCGGGCAGGCGGCGGCCAGCTTGGTGTTGACCGGGAGGCCGTGGACGCGGTGGTCGGGCAGCGCCGTGCGGTGGCGGCAGAGCGGGCAGGCCAGGGAGCCGCCGGGCGAGCGCCCCGGGCCCGGCTCGGCGCCGGCGGCGGGGGGATGCTGCGCGGCGCGCAGGTGCAGCTGGCTCAGGCACTCCTGGCAGAAGGTGTGCAGGCACTCCAGCAGCTTGGGCGCCCGCCGCTCCAGGTCGAAGTAGTTGTAGCAGATCTTGCACTCGTAGTCCTCCGAGCTgggggcggcggccgccggcggcgccgccaccgccgcctcATCCTCCCGCCGCCCGCCCTGCCCTACGCCGCCCGTCTGCGCCGGCTCGGCCATAACATCTCGCCGGAGGGGGACGGAGAGCCGCGGAAAGGCGGGGAGTGCCGGGCCGCCCCGCGCCTGCCGGGCGGGCGGGAGCCGGGGCAGCC
The genomic region above belongs to Motacilla alba alba isolate MOTALB_02 chromosome 9, Motacilla_alba_V1.0_pri, whole genome shotgun sequence and contains:
- the LOC119704773 gene encoding transcription initiation factor TFIID subunit 4-like — translated: MHSGIKRLPGTQACCPQRCRGQGTAGEHRAPAGRAAGGGSRRRASSEAGNRHRRAGGPAPHGRAFRAVPSVPCRAPHAGRAAERHRSRRRAPAAAPGGGRRRSRPPPAAAASSPRQPPARRATQAGGRRPSLHPPPSPPGRGRGQEAAGSRLPRLPPARQARGGPALPAFPRLSVPLRRDVMAEPAQTGGVGQGGRREDEAAVAAPPAAAAPSSEDYECKICYNYFDLERRAPKLLECLHTFCQECLSQLHLRAAQHPPAAGAEPGPGRSPGGSLACPLCRHRTALPDHRVHGLPVNTKLAAACPPAAAGPRPGAAGPPAAAAAPPPAPRPGGGGRARPAAPRPRRAALLGRRLRELPELQAGRR